Proteins from one Chroococcidiopsis sp. CCMEE 29 genomic window:
- the topA gene encoding type I DNA topoisomerase: MSTLVIVESPTKARTIRNYLPAGYRVEASMGHVRDLPQSASEIPATFKGEKWAQLGVNVDADFEPLYVVPKDKKKVVTQLKEALQSANELVLATDEDREGESISWHLLQLLKPKVPIKRMVFHEITQDAIRKALKNCRNIDEQVVRAQETRRILDRLVGYTLSPLLWKKIAWGLSAGRVQSVAVRLLVSRERQRRAFRQGSYWDLKATLEQEKSPFTAQLVTLSGTKLANGNDFDPATGQVFAGRIVVLLNEAEARALQERLTGKTWTVTDLEERPVTRKPAPPFTTSTLQQEANRKLRLSARDTMRTAQSLYEQGYITYMRTDSVHLSEQAIAAARSCVEQLYGKPYLSPQPRRYTTKSKGAQEAHEAIRPAGSTFRTPQETGLRGRELALYDLIWKRTVACQMADARQTQITVQLQVEEAGFRASGKRIDFPGYLRAYVEGSDDPEAALEDQEVILPPLKVGDHPNCTTLEAIGHETQPPARYTEASLVKTLESEGIGRPSTYASIIGTIIDRGYAQLVSNALVPTFTAFAVTALLEQHFPDLVNTSFTSRMEQTLDEIATGEAKWLPYLKEFYLGDNGLETLVKERESQIDGNTARTVELEDLDAKVRIGKYGPYIEAQNGNGIVTASIPKDLTPADLDPEQVELLLRQKTEGPDEVGRHPETGEPIYLKIGTYGPYVQLGEKSDENPKPKMVSLPKGVNSENLTLDMAVGLLSLPRTLGVHPATGGKIQASLGRFGPYVVHDQGKEGKDYRSLKAGDNVLTISLERALELLAEPKKGRRNSASKSKQALRELGTHPTDREPVNIYDGPYGPYIKHGKTNVGLPEGQSVEDMTLATALELLATKKSSAKSTRKSSSSAASSNGKAGAKSSTAANKTTTSSSSSRKTTAKSNSKANT; encoded by the coding sequence ATGTCAACTCTCGTCATCGTCGAATCTCCTACCAAAGCACGTACCATTCGCAACTACCTGCCAGCTGGCTATCGAGTAGAAGCGTCTATGGGTCATGTGCGTGACCTACCCCAGTCCGCTAGTGAAATTCCGGCGACATTCAAGGGGGAAAAATGGGCGCAGCTGGGCGTAAATGTGGACGCTGACTTTGAACCACTGTATGTCGTCCCCAAGGATAAAAAGAAAGTAGTCACCCAACTGAAAGAAGCACTTCAATCCGCGAATGAATTGGTACTAGCCACTGACGAAGACAGGGAAGGTGAAAGTATCAGCTGGCATTTGTTGCAGCTATTGAAGCCTAAAGTCCCAATCAAGCGAATGGTGTTTCACGAAATCACCCAAGATGCCATCCGCAAAGCCTTGAAAAACTGTCGCAATATTGATGAGCAGGTAGTACGCGCCCAAGAAACTAGAAGAATTTTAGATAGGCTCGTAGGTTATACCCTATCTCCTCTGCTGTGGAAAAAAATTGCCTGGGGACTATCAGCTGGACGGGTACAGTCAGTGGCGGTGCGATTGTTGGTAAGTCGGGAACGGCAACGCCGTGCCTTCCGCCAAGGTAGCTATTGGGATCTCAAAGCAACATTAGAGCAGGAAAAATCTCCCTTTACTGCCCAGTTAGTCACCCTAAGCGGAACCAAGCTGGCTAATGGTAATGACTTTGACCCTGCCACCGGTCAAGTTTTTGCTGGGCGAATTGTAGTTTTACTGAATGAAGCTGAAGCCAGAGCCCTCCAGGAACGTTTGACTGGTAAGACTTGGACGGTTACAGACCTAGAGGAACGCCCGGTTACTCGCAAACCTGCGCCACCGTTTACAACCTCTACGTTGCAACAGGAAGCTAACCGTAAACTACGTTTGTCGGCTCGTGACACAATGCGGACTGCTCAGAGTCTGTACGAGCAAGGTTATATCACTTACATGCGGACCGATTCGGTGCATTTGTCTGAGCAGGCGATCGCTGCTGCCCGTAGCTGTGTTGAGCAACTGTACGGCAAACCGTACCTCAGTCCTCAACCTCGCCGATACACTACGAAAAGCAAAGGCGCTCAAGAGGCACACGAAGCAATTCGCCCAGCGGGTAGCACCTTCCGTACACCCCAGGAAACCGGTTTGAGAGGTCGGGAACTTGCACTTTACGACTTAATTTGGAAGCGTACTGTTGCTTGCCAAATGGCAGATGCGCGACAAACACAAATTACCGTGCAATTACAAGTTGAAGAAGCCGGCTTTAGAGCTAGTGGCAAGCGAATTGACTTCCCTGGTTATTTACGGGCTTATGTGGAAGGCTCAGACGATCCAGAAGCTGCTTTGGAAGATCAGGAAGTGATCTTGCCGCCCTTAAAGGTAGGCGATCACCCAAACTGCACTACCTTAGAAGCGATTGGTCATGAAACCCAACCTCCAGCCCGCTATACCGAAGCTTCTCTGGTTAAAACACTAGAAAGCGAAGGCATTGGTCGTCCCAGCACCTATGCCAGTATCATCGGCACTATCATTGACCGAGGGTACGCTCAACTGGTTAGCAACGCTTTAGTTCCCACCTTCACTGCCTTTGCTGTTACTGCTCTGCTAGAACAACATTTCCCCGACTTGGTGAACACTAGCTTTACCTCTCGCATGGAGCAAACTTTGGATGAAATTGCCACGGGCGAAGCAAAATGGCTCCCTTACCTGAAGGAATTTTATTTGGGAGACAACGGGCTAGAAACGTTGGTTAAGGAGCGGGAAAGCCAAATTGACGGTAACACAGCCCGGACTGTCGAATTGGAGGACTTGGATGCCAAAGTTCGCATTGGTAAATATGGTCCCTATATTGAGGCACAAAATGGCAATGGTATTGTTACCGCTTCAATTCCCAAAGATTTAACCCCGGCTGACTTAGATCCAGAACAAGTGGAACTGTTGCTGCGGCAAAAAACCGAAGGACCAGATGAGGTGGGACGCCATCCTGAAACCGGTGAACCGATTTATCTGAAGATTGGAACTTACGGCCCCTATGTGCAGTTGGGTGAAAAATCTGACGAGAATCCTAAACCGAAGATGGTTTCCTTGCCCAAGGGAGTAAATTCGGAAAACCTGACTCTGGATATGGCTGTTGGGCTTTTATCTCTACCTCGTACTTTGGGCGTTCACCCCGCTACTGGTGGTAAGATTCAAGCGAGTCTGGGACGATTTGGTCCCTATGTGGTTCACGACCAGGGCAAGGAGGGGAAAGACTACCGATCGCTCAAAGCAGGTGATAATGTCTTGACAATTTCTCTGGAGCGTGCACTAGAACTGCTAGCAGAACCTAAGAAGGGACGCAGGAATAGTGCTAGCAAGTCTAAGCAAGCGTTGCGAGAACTGGGTACTCACCCAACTGATCGAGAGCCAGTGAATATTTACGATGGTCCTTATGGTCCCTACATCAAGCATGGCAAAACTAATGTGGGTTTACCAGAAGGTCAATCGGTTGAAGATATGACGCTTGCTACAGCACTAGAACTATTAGCGACTAAGAAATCTAGCGCCAAATCAACTCGTAAGTCGAGTTCGTCAGCAGCTAGCTCCAACGGTAAAGCAGGTGCCAAGTCATCCACTGCTGCTAATAAAACTACAACCTCTAGCAGTTCTAGCCGCAAGACAACAGCAAAGTCCAACTCTAAAGCAAACACTTGA
- a CDS encoding NADPH:quinone reductase, with protein sequence MKAIRVHEFGGPEVMQLEETPDLQPGAEQVVVRVNAIGVNPVDTYLRSGSNSKLRLPYTPGMDAAGIVESVGENVTNVAVGDRVYTSGAISGTYAELALCEHSQVHRLPQHISFAQGAAVNVPYATAYRALFQIAKAVPGEIVLIHGASGGVGIAALQLALAAGMTVIGTAGSEQGRYLVTDQGAHHVLDHYAPDYLEQVIQLTNGLGVAVILEMLANANLSKDLGILAQSGRVVIIGSRGTVEINPREAMNRDASILGMFLFNAAAPEISSIHAAVVAGLANGTLCPVVGQEIPLAEAPRAHRAIMEPGSYGKIVLIP encoded by the coding sequence GCTGAGCAAGTAGTGGTGCGGGTAAATGCGATTGGGGTTAACCCGGTTGATACTTACTTACGCTCAGGCTCTAATTCCAAACTTAGATTGCCCTATACTCCAGGCATGGATGCCGCCGGGATTGTAGAATCTGTTGGCGAGAATGTCACAAATGTAGCGGTGGGCGACCGAGTCTACACGTCGGGAGCAATCAGCGGAACCTATGCTGAACTGGCACTTTGCGAACACTCCCAAGTCCATCGACTGCCGCAACACATTTCTTTCGCCCAAGGTGCTGCGGTCAATGTTCCTTATGCTACTGCCTACCGCGCTCTGTTTCAGATAGCCAAGGCTGTGCCAGGAGAAATTGTATTGATTCATGGTGCTAGCGGCGGCGTTGGGATCGCAGCATTGCAACTAGCGCTTGCTGCTGGCATGACAGTGATTGGTACTGCTGGTTCCGAGCAAGGGCGGTACTTAGTAACCGATCAGGGTGCCCATCACGTCCTCGATCATTACGCGCCGGATTATTTAGAGCAGGTTATCCAGCTGACTAATGGTCTGGGTGTGGCTGTCATTCTGGAAATGCTCGCTAATGCTAACTTGAGCAAAGACTTGGGCATTTTAGCTCAGAGTGGTCGAGTAGTAATTATTGGCAGCCGAGGGACTGTCGAAATTAATCCCCGCGAGGCAATGAATCGTGATGCCAGTATTTTGGGTATGTTTCTATTCAATGCTGCTGCACCAGAAATATCAAGTATTCATGCCGCGGTTGTTGCAGGTTTGGCAAACGGCACATTGTGCCCGGTAGTAGGTCAAGAGATACCTTTGGCAGAAGCGCCACGCGCCCACCGAGCCATAATGGAACCTGGTTCCTATGGCAAAATCGTCTTGATTCCCTAG
- a CDS encoding ABC transporter permease, with product MMSVPLQTAAELVATRQEGGIVRTLGDIALVAQRNLLLDLRNPAVLVGGTAFPVFLLLIFTASFAKVVIPEGNYANYAQFIVPLSTVQGLLFSTVSIGTTLYNDLESGMDRRLRTLPIARSAVLAGRILGGAGRLLVQVVIITLVGYSVGFRFQTGFLSIITFLLLPVVFASSFAWIAALIALKAKAVESVQVGITPWLLPLTFLSIGYVPKEGFPEWLQGFVAINPVSSAAQALRGLAAGGPVAGFVAATLLWSAALTVVFGTLATRAYQRRSS from the coding sequence ATGATGTCTGTACCCCTTCAAACTGCGGCTGAACTAGTGGCAACTCGCCAGGAAGGTGGGATTGTCCGCACGCTTGGAGATATAGCACTGGTTGCCCAACGCAACCTGCTCCTCGACTTGAGAAACCCAGCGGTGCTTGTGGGTGGGACTGCATTCCCGGTGTTCTTGCTACTCATCTTCACCGCCAGCTTTGCCAAAGTGGTGATACCGGAGGGAAACTATGCTAACTACGCCCAGTTTATAGTACCGCTAAGTACAGTTCAGGGACTACTATTCAGCACTGTTAGTATTGGCACTACGCTATACAACGACCTTGAAAGTGGTATGGATCGACGACTGCGGACTCTACCCATTGCCCGGTCAGCGGTGCTGGCTGGACGAATTCTCGGAGGTGCAGGGCGTTTACTGGTGCAGGTGGTAATTATCACGTTAGTTGGATACTCGGTAGGCTTCCGCTTCCAAACCGGCTTCCTCTCTATAATTACGTTTCTGCTTTTGCCCGTTGTCTTCGCGTCTTCCTTCGCCTGGATCGCCGCCTTGATTGCGCTCAAAGCGAAGGCAGTAGAGTCAGTGCAGGTGGGAATTACACCGTGGCTACTACCGCTGACTTTCCTCAGTATTGGCTATGTGCCCAAGGAGGGCTTCCCGGAATGGCTTCAGGGTTTTGTTGCAATCAACCCTGTCTCATCTGCGGCACAGGCTCTTCGAGGTTTGGCTGCGGGTGGTCCAGTAGCGGGCTTCGTAGCTGCCACCTTGTTGTGGAGTGCTGCTTTGACCGTCGTGTTTGGCACTTTAGCGACCCGCGCCTATCAGCGTCGTAGCTCCTGA